The Streptomyces sp. NL15-2K genome contains a region encoding:
- the pstA gene encoding phosphate ABC transporter permease PstA produces MSNATIADKRPSTLRGARLPKWSPYAIAAGSVAVAVGIGLAAGLDSKIQWGLIAAILFVLGTYVIGSRVEGPRQAKDRLATSLVWVAFLLAVIPLVSLVWSTVSRGVKVLDVYFLTHSMGLTSDDEVGGGIYHAILGSLEQVGLATVIAAPIGVLTAIYLVEYGRGNLARAVTFFVDVMTGIPSIVAGLFILSLMLMFEMQPFGFAGSMALAILMMPVVVRSTEEMLKLVPNELREASLALGVPKWRTILKVVLPTSIGGITTGIMLAIARIAGETAPVLLLVWGNSLINSNPFEGAQQSLPLYIYQQYGAGAGPAYDRAWAASLTLIAFVMILNLAARGIARWKAPKTGR; encoded by the coding sequence ATGAGCAACGCCACCATCGCCGACAAGCGCCCGAGCACCCTGCGCGGTGCGCGCCTGCCCAAGTGGTCGCCGTACGCGATCGCCGCCGGCTCCGTCGCCGTCGCGGTCGGCATCGGCCTGGCCGCCGGCCTGGACAGCAAGATCCAGTGGGGCCTGATCGCCGCGATCCTGTTCGTCCTCGGTACGTACGTCATCGGCTCCCGCGTCGAGGGCCCCCGCCAGGCCAAGGACCGGCTCGCGACCTCGCTCGTCTGGGTCGCCTTCCTGCTGGCCGTGATCCCGCTGGTGTCCCTGGTCTGGTCGACCGTCTCCCGCGGTGTGAAGGTCCTCGACGTCTACTTCCTGACCCACTCGATGGGCCTGACCTCCGACGACGAGGTGGGCGGCGGCATCTACCACGCCATCCTCGGCAGCCTGGAGCAGGTCGGCCTCGCCACGGTGATTGCCGCGCCGATCGGTGTGCTCACCGCGATCTACCTGGTCGAGTACGGGCGGGGCAACCTCGCCCGGGCCGTCACCTTCTTCGTCGACGTGATGACCGGTATCCCGTCGATCGTCGCCGGTCTGTTCATCCTCAGCCTGATGCTGATGTTCGAGATGCAGCCCTTCGGCTTCGCCGGCTCGATGGCCCTGGCCATCCTGATGATGCCGGTCGTCGTCCGCTCCACGGAGGAGATGCTGAAGCTCGTACCGAACGAGCTGCGCGAGGCCTCCCTGGCGCTCGGTGTCCCGAAGTGGCGCACCATCCTGAAGGTGGTCCTGCCGACCTCCATCGGCGGCATCACCACCGGCATCATGCTGGCGATCGCCCGTATCGCGGGCGAGACCGCGCCGGTGCTGCTGCTGGTGTGGGGGAACTCGCTCATCAACAGCAACCCCTTCGAGGGTGCGCAGCAGTCGCTGCCGCTGTACATCTATCAGCAGTACGGCGCTGGTGCGGGTCCGGCGTACGACCGTGCGTGGGCGGCGTCGCTGACGCTGATCGCCTTCGTGATGATCCTCAACCTGGCGGCTCGCGGGATTGCCCGCTGGAAGGCCCCGAAGACCGGTCGCTGA
- the pstC gene encoding phosphate ABC transporter permease subunit PstC: MDITTKNTDAPPPTPQPSVAEQKRAARGATRPGDRIFLGLSRGSGILLLVIMAAIAVFLTYRASLAISKDDVNFFTAFEWNTGLVPPRFGIAVLAFGTVISSIIAMVIAVPIAVAIALFLTHYAPRRLSGPISYVIDLLAAVPSIVYGLWGALILVPNMNGLFGWLDEYLGWTGIFEWQGGAPRSMLTVGILLAIMILPIITNVSREVFRQAPQMIEEAALALGATRWEVIRMAVLPFGRSGVISASMLGLGRALGETMAVATVLSPTFDIQTSLLDPGGGTFAQNIASKFGEATEMGRDALIASGLVLFVITLLVNGAARAIIARRKEYSGANA, translated from the coding sequence ATGGACATAACCACTAAGAACACAGACGCTCCACCTCCCACCCCCCAGCCGTCCGTGGCCGAGCAGAAGCGCGCGGCCCGGGGCGCCACCCGACCCGGTGACCGGATCTTCCTCGGTCTTTCCCGTGGGTCGGGCATCCTGCTGTTGGTGATCATGGCCGCGATCGCGGTCTTCCTCACCTATCGCGCCTCGCTCGCGATCAGCAAGGACGACGTCAACTTCTTCACCGCCTTCGAATGGAACACGGGCCTCGTCCCGCCGAGGTTCGGCATCGCGGTCCTGGCCTTCGGCACGGTGATCTCCTCGATCATCGCCATGGTCATCGCGGTCCCGATCGCCGTCGCCATCGCCCTGTTCCTCACCCACTACGCCCCGCGCCGGCTGAGCGGCCCCATCTCGTACGTGATCGACCTGCTCGCCGCCGTGCCGTCCATCGTCTACGGCCTGTGGGGCGCGCTGATCCTCGTACCGAACATGAACGGCCTGTTCGGCTGGCTGGACGAGTACCTGGGCTGGACCGGCATCTTCGAGTGGCAGGGCGGCGCACCCCGCTCGATGCTGACCGTCGGCATCCTGCTCGCGATCATGATTCTGCCGATCATCACCAACGTGAGCCGCGAGGTCTTCCGCCAGGCTCCGCAGATGATCGAAGAGGCGGCCCTCGCCCTCGGCGCCACTCGCTGGGAGGTCATCCGCATGGCCGTCCTGCCCTTCGGCCGCTCCGGTGTGATCTCCGCATCGATGCTCGGCCTCGGCCGCGCCCTCGGCGAGACCATGGCCGTCGCGACCGTGCTCTCCCCGACCTTCGACATCCAGACCAGCCTGCTCGACCCGGGCGGCGGCACCTTCGCCCAGAACATCGCCAGCAAGTTCGGTGAGGCCACCGAGATGGGCCGCGACGCGCTCATCGCCTCCGGTCTGGTCCTGTTCGTCATCACCCTGCTGGTCAACGGCGCGGCCCGCGCGATCATCGCCCGCCGCAAGGAGTACTCGGGGGCCAACGCATGA
- the pstB gene encoding phosphate ABC transporter ATP-binding protein PstB, which yields MAKRIDVSGLTAYYGSHKAIEDISMTVEPRSVTAFIGPSGCGKSTFLRTLNRMHEVTSGGRVEGKVLLDDEDLYGAGIDPVSVRREVGMVFQRPNPFPTMSIFDNVAAGLRLNGNYKKSELSDVVEKSLKGANLWNEVKDRLNKPGSGLSGGQQQRLCIARAIAVEPNVLLMDEPCSALDPISTLAIEDLIGELKERFTIVIVTHNMQQAARVSDRTAFFNLSAVGQPGKLIEIDETERIFSNPSVQATEDYISGRFG from the coding sequence ATGGCCAAGCGAATCGACGTAAGCGGGCTCACCGCCTACTACGGATCCCACAAGGCGATCGAGGACATCTCGATGACGGTCGAGCCGCGTTCGGTGACGGCCTTCATCGGCCCGTCCGGCTGCGGCAAGTCGACGTTCCTGCGCACCCTGAACCGTATGCACGAGGTGACGTCGGGCGGCCGGGTCGAGGGCAAGGTCCTCCTCGACGACGAAGACCTGTACGGCGCCGGGATCGACCCGGTGTCCGTGCGGCGTGAGGTCGGCATGGTGTTCCAGCGGCCGAACCCGTTCCCGACGATGTCGATCTTCGACAACGTGGCGGCGGGGCTGCGGCTGAACGGCAACTACAAGAAGAGCGAGCTGAGCGACGTCGTCGAGAAGTCGCTCAAGGGCGCGAACCTCTGGAACGAGGTGAAGGACCGCCTGAACAAGCCCGGTTCGGGTCTCTCGGGTGGTCAGCAGCAGCGCCTGTGCATCGCTCGCGCGATCGCGGTGGAGCCGAACGTCCTGCTGATGGACGAGCCGTGCTCGGCCCTGGACCCGATCTCGACGCTGGCCATCGAGGACCTGATCGGCGAACTGAAGGAACGGTTCACGATCGTCATCGTGACGCACAACATGCAGCAGGCGGCGCGGGTGTCCGACCGTACGGCGTTCTTCAACCTGTCGGCGGTCGGCCAGCCCGGCAAGCTGATCGAGATCGACGAGACGGAGCGCATCTTCTCCAACCCGTCGGTCCAGGCGACGGAGGACTACATCTCCGGCCGCTTCGGCTAG
- a CDS encoding CHAD domain-containing protein, which yields MAQQHLDPTNPLAGPVTGDALAGYLRAQATEFLRALRLHRETGGSTANGSHGSNGSEDAVDAARALRRAVRRISGSLHTFRPLLDPDWSESMRPELAWLSGTLAMEHAYAARLERLLLALHRLSGAVFPGQSAGVAVGSRSAGAEPVPKKAEPGNAGPPSHPAPAPDRGNLTVGAAKAGALLERQLTLARTRAHSSALQALGSSRFHAVADNIAVLASEVPLTTTAPTTGLHPMAAAAEERLTDAVGSLPLVTAGSPYNAAALIHGLSPDPAPHPQDAPWHQVRLLLRLHRYAREVLDGDRGPVDVRLLAAGQALDRHRDASEAAAAAAQAARTPRIAPATAYALGVLHADQRHEVEAARFAFQQCWQKQTVGTP from the coding sequence GTGGCACAGCAACACCTTGACCCGACGAACCCCCTCGCGGGGCCGGTGACGGGGGACGCCCTCGCGGGCTACCTGCGGGCACAGGCCACGGAGTTCCTCCGTGCCCTGCGGCTGCACCGGGAGACGGGCGGGTCCACGGCGAACGGATCCCATGGATCCAACGGCTCGGAGGATGCCGTCGACGCGGCCCGCGCCCTGCGCCGCGCGGTCCGCCGCATCAGCGGCAGCCTGCACACCTTCCGCCCCCTGCTCGACCCCGACTGGTCGGAGTCGATGCGCCCCGAACTGGCCTGGCTGTCGGGCACGCTGGCGATGGAACACGCGTACGCGGCACGCCTGGAGAGGCTGCTGCTCGCGCTGCACAGGCTGTCCGGGGCGGTGTTTCCCGGCCAATCGGCGGGAGTGGCCGTGGGCAGTCGTTCCGCCGGGGCGGAGCCCGTCCCGAAGAAGGCGGAACCCGGCAACGCCGGCCCCCCGTCCCACCCTGCGCCGGCCCCGGACCGCGGCAACCTCACCGTGGGCGCGGCCAAAGCAGGCGCACTGCTCGAACGCCAACTGACCTTGGCGCGGACCCGAGCGCACTCCAGCGCCCTCCAAGCCCTCGGCTCCTCCCGCTTCCACGCGGTCGCCGACAACATCGCCGTACTCGCCAGCGAGGTCCCCCTCACCACCACCGCACCCACCACCGGCCTGCACCCCATGGCGGCCGCCGCCGAGGAACGCCTCACGGACGCGGTCGGCTCGCTCCCCCTCGTCACCGCCGGCAGCCCGTACAACGCGGCGGCGCTGATCCACGGCCTGTCCCCGGACCCGGCCCCGCACCCGCAGGACGCCCCCTGGCACCAGGTCCGCCTGCTGCTGCGGCTGCACCGCTACGCCCGCGAGGTCCTGGACGGCGACCGAGGACCGGTCGACGTACGGCTGCTGGCCGCGGGCCAGGCCCTGGACCGGCACCGGGACGCCTCGGAGGCTGCGGCCGCCGCGGCCCAGGCCGCCCGGACGCCCCGTATCGCCCCGGCGACGGCGTACGCGCTCGGCGTGCTCCACGCCGATCAGCGGCACGAGGTGGAGGCGGCGCGTTTCGCGTTCCAGCAGTGCTGGCAGAAGCAGACGGTCGGTACCCCGTAA
- a CDS encoding NUDIX hydrolase translates to MNHAEETPVQAAGCVLWRRSPVDGELEVCLVHRPKYDDWSWPKGKLKRDEDPLTGALREVEEETGYQASPGARLPEMNYLAHGRPKQVRYWAAEATTGTFVPNHEVDRILWLSPTAARNRLTQPRDRTLVDALLLALHLT, encoded by the coding sequence GTGAACCATGCGGAGGAAACCCCCGTCCAGGCGGCCGGGTGCGTCCTGTGGCGCCGCTCCCCGGTCGACGGTGAGCTTGAGGTGTGTCTCGTCCACAGACCGAAATACGACGACTGGTCGTGGCCGAAAGGCAAGCTCAAACGCGACGAGGACCCCCTCACCGGCGCGCTGCGCGAGGTCGAGGAGGAGACGGGCTACCAGGCCTCGCCCGGTGCCCGGCTGCCCGAGATGAACTATCTCGCCCACGGCCGCCCCAAGCAGGTCCGCTACTGGGCGGCCGAGGCCACCACGGGCACCTTCGTCCCGAATCACGAGGTGGACCGCATCCTCTGGCTGTCCCCGACGGCCGCCCGCAACCGCCTCACCCAACCGAGGGATCGCACCCTCGTCGACGCCCTTTTGCTGGCCCTGCACCTGACATAG
- a CDS encoding ABC transporter ATP-binding protein, translating to MTDTAIDAAALGRRFGRRGRWALRDCTFRLPTGRVCAVVGPNGAGKSTLLALAAGLLAPTEGTVTVLGTRPGAARARVGFVDQAKPLYPQLTVAETLRMGADLNPERWDAPTGERIVAGGGLDPKSRIRSLSGGQRTRVALALALAKRPELLLLDEPMADLDPLARHELMGVLMAQAAEDGTTIVMSSHVVAELEDSCDHLLLVGGGRVRMAGEIDDLLAAHARVAAPARTDLGAHTVVESRTTGRQLTALIRPAGPLPGDWRTSAPSLEELVLAHLRNPEAPALTPDQAQENAA from the coding sequence ATGACCGACACGGCGATAGATGCGGCCGCGCTGGGCAGGCGCTTCGGCCGGCGCGGCCGCTGGGCGCTGCGCGACTGCACCTTCCGGCTGCCCACCGGACGCGTCTGCGCCGTCGTCGGCCCCAACGGCGCGGGCAAGTCCACGCTGCTCGCCCTCGCCGCCGGGCTGCTGGCCCCGACCGAGGGGACGGTCACCGTCCTCGGGACGCGGCCGGGCGCGGCACGCGCGCGCGTGGGCTTCGTCGACCAGGCCAAGCCGCTCTACCCGCAGCTCACCGTCGCCGAGACCCTGCGCATGGGCGCCGACCTCAACCCCGAACGCTGGGACGCGCCCACCGGGGAGCGGATCGTGGCCGGCGGCGGCCTCGACCCCAAGTCGCGGATCCGTTCCCTCTCCGGCGGCCAGCGCACCCGCGTGGCGCTCGCCCTCGCCCTGGCCAAGCGGCCGGAGCTGCTCCTGCTCGACGAGCCGATGGCCGACCTCGACCCGCTGGCCCGGCACGAGCTGATGGGTGTGCTGATGGCGCAGGCCGCCGAGGACGGTACGACGATCGTGATGTCCTCGCACGTCGTCGCGGAGCTGGAGGACTCCTGCGACCACCTGCTCCTCGTCGGCGGCGGCCGGGTCCGCATGGCCGGGGAGATCGACGACCTGCTCGCCGCCCACGCGCGCGTGGCCGCACCCGCACGGACCGACCTCGGGGCGCACACGGTCGTCGAGTCCCGCACCACCGGCCGCCAGCTCACCGCGCTGATCCGCCCGGCGGGCCCGCTGCCCGGCGACTGGCGGACGAGCGCGCCCTCCCTGGAGGAGCTGGTCCTCGCCCATCTGCGCAACCCCGAAGCACCCGCCCTCACCCCGGACCAGGCCCAGGAGAACGCCGCGTGA
- a CDS encoding ABC transporter permease, producing MTTLTLAAPAPAAAPRQVRWLLRLHRPALYVWTGLVVALAAALLWLRGPLTDAAAAAWRQYDACQVSWGATPGSSPCLYDQQAILLYKDVYQYTTFAVLALPLLVAAWAGSALTGREMETGTARLAWTQGVSPVRWLAAKLALPAALVTAGTAVLVLLHHLMWSAGEGRIDTAKTWYDLPTFYAGGPIAVALALAGLLAGALSGLLLRRSLAGLVVAATAVAGLWTAVQLALPHLWPAVSRVGDLGGVPSYSGITVDEGLVTATGARVSNPYCGPDSDCLARYDDAVGFYAEYHPASHYWPLQLTATAALLAVAALPAVAAFRLLHRRTTAPALGKETSV from the coding sequence GTGACCACCCTGACCCTCGCCGCCCCGGCCCCCGCCGCCGCTCCTCGTCAGGTCCGCTGGCTGCTGCGCCTGCACCGCCCCGCCCTGTACGTCTGGACGGGCCTCGTCGTCGCCCTCGCCGCCGCGCTGCTGTGGCTGCGGGGCCCGCTCACCGACGCCGCCGCGGCGGCCTGGCGGCAGTACGACGCCTGCCAGGTGAGCTGGGGTGCGACGCCCGGCAGCAGCCCCTGTCTGTACGACCAGCAGGCGATCCTGCTCTACAAGGACGTCTACCAGTACACGACCTTCGCCGTCCTCGCGCTCCCGTTACTGGTCGCCGCCTGGGCCGGCAGCGCGCTGACCGGCCGCGAGATGGAGACCGGCACCGCCCGGCTCGCCTGGACCCAGGGCGTCTCCCCGGTGCGCTGGCTGGCCGCGAAGCTCGCGCTGCCGGCCGCCCTGGTCACCGCCGGCACCGCTGTGCTCGTCCTGCTGCACCACCTGATGTGGTCGGCGGGCGAGGGCCGTATCGACACGGCCAAGACCTGGTACGACCTCCCCACCTTCTACGCGGGCGGCCCGATCGCCGTCGCCCTCGCCCTGGCCGGTCTGCTCGCCGGGGCCCTGTCCGGCCTGCTCCTGCGCCGCTCGCTCGCCGGGCTGGTCGTCGCCGCCACCGCCGTGGCCGGGCTGTGGACCGCCGTCCAGCTGGCCCTGCCCCACCTGTGGCCTGCCGTCAGCCGGGTCGGCGACCTCGGCGGCGTCCCGTCGTACAGCGGCATCACGGTCGACGAAGGCCTCGTCACCGCCACCGGCGCCCGCGTGTCCAACCCGTACTGCGGACCCGACTCGGACTGCCTCGCCCGCTACGACGACGCGGTCGGCTTCTACGCCGAATACCACCCCGCCTCCCATTACTGGCCCCTCCAGCTGACCGCGACCGCCGCCCTCCTCGCCGTCGCCGCCCTGCCGGCCGTGGCCGCGTTCCGCCTGCTGCACCGCCGGACCACCGCGCCCGCCCTCGGCAAGGAGACCTCCGTATGA
- a CDS encoding GntR family transcriptional regulator yields MVEYHIDRHSGVATYVQIVQQTKQALRLGLLRPGDKLPTAREVVEATAINPNTVLKAYRELEREGLVEARRGLGTFVRRGLSTTPADSPLRKELDAWAERARDGGLDRDDVAALFTAVLDKHFAAHQDPHKAAHHQDPHKGDPS; encoded by the coding sequence GTGGTCGAGTACCACATCGACCGGCACAGCGGCGTGGCCACTTACGTCCAGATCGTCCAGCAGACGAAACAGGCCCTGCGCCTGGGCCTGCTGCGCCCCGGCGACAAACTGCCCACCGCCCGCGAGGTCGTCGAAGCCACCGCCATCAACCCGAACACCGTGCTCAAGGCCTACCGCGAGCTGGAGCGGGAGGGCCTGGTGGAGGCGCGGCGGGGGCTCGGCACGTTCGTGCGCCGCGGGCTGAGCACCACCCCGGCCGACTCCCCCCTGCGCAAGGAGTTGGACGCGTGGGCGGAGCGGGCCCGCGACGGGGGCCTGGACCGGGACGACGTGGCCGCACTCTTCACCGCCGTACTCGACAAGCACTTCGCAGCACACCAGGACCCGCACAAGGCAGCACACCATCAGGACCCGCACAAGGGAGACCCGTCATGA
- a CDS encoding RNA degradosome polyphosphate kinase, which produces MSQQDTQATIQHAQPSVGSIAAHRSRTVAGSVSDLEPDIDADLDAYEETPVDGEQLPQGRFLDRERSWLAFNERVLELAEDPNTPLLERANFLAIFASNLDEFFMVRVAGLKRRIATGVATRSASGLQPREVLEMIWARSRELMARHAACYHEDVAPALAEEGIHLVRWNELAEKEQARLFTLFRHQIFPVLTPLAVDPAHPFPYISGLSLNLAVIVRNPVSGNRHFARVKVPPLLSRFLEASPGQYVPLEDVIAAHLEELFPGMEVLEHHTFRVTRNEDLEVEEDDAENLLQALEKELMRRRFGPPVRLEVEESIDREVLDLLVRELKITEAEVYPLPGPLDLTGLFRIASIDRPELKYKKFVAGVHRDLAEVESASAPDIFAALRTRDVLLHHPYDSFSTSVQAFLQQAAEDDDVLAIKQTLYRTSGDSPIVDALIDAAEAGKQVLVLVEIKARFDEHANIKWARKLEEAGCHVVYGLVGLKTHCKLSLVVRQEGDTLRRYSHVGTGNYHPKTARLYEDLGLLTADPQVGADLSDLFNRLSGYSRRETYRRLLVAPKSLRDGLISRINKEVQHHRAGRPAFIRIKVNSMVDEAIIDAMYRASQAGVPCDVWVRGICAVRPGVAGLSENIRVRSILGRFLEHSRVFAFGNGGEPEVWIGSADMMHRNLDRRIEALVRVTDAAHRAALNRLLETGMSDNTASWHLGPDGEWNRHATDPDGQPLRNVQEMLIDARRRRRGTATP; this is translated from the coding sequence ATGAGCCAGCAAGACACCCAGGCAACGATCCAGCACGCCCAGCCCTCAGTGGGGTCCATCGCCGCGCACCGCTCGCGCACCGTGGCCGGGTCGGTCTCCGACCTGGAACCCGACATCGACGCCGATCTCGACGCGTACGAGGAGACGCCGGTCGACGGCGAACAGCTGCCGCAGGGCCGTTTCCTCGACCGGGAGCGCAGCTGGCTCGCGTTCAACGAGCGCGTCCTCGAACTCGCCGAGGACCCGAACACGCCCCTGCTGGAGCGCGCGAACTTCCTCGCGATCTTCGCCAGCAACCTGGACGAGTTCTTCATGGTCCGCGTGGCCGGTCTGAAGCGCCGCATCGCCACCGGTGTCGCGACGCGCTCCGCCTCCGGCCTGCAGCCCCGCGAGGTGCTGGAGATGATCTGGGCCCGCTCCCGCGAGCTGATGGCCCGGCACGCCGCCTGCTACCACGAGGACGTCGCCCCGGCCCTGGCCGAAGAAGGCATCCACCTGGTCCGCTGGAACGAGCTGGCGGAGAAGGAGCAGGCCCGGCTCTTCACGCTCTTCCGGCACCAGATCTTCCCGGTGCTGACGCCGCTGGCCGTCGACCCCGCGCACCCGTTCCCGTACATCTCCGGCCTGTCCCTGAACCTGGCCGTCATCGTGCGCAACCCGGTCAGCGGCAACCGCCACTTCGCCCGGGTCAAGGTGCCGCCGCTGCTGTCCCGCTTCCTGGAGGCCTCCCCGGGCCAGTACGTCCCCCTCGAGGACGTCATCGCCGCCCATCTGGAAGAGCTCTTCCCGGGCATGGAGGTCCTGGAGCACCACACCTTCCGGGTCACCCGCAACGAGGACCTGGAGGTCGAGGAGGACGACGCCGAGAACCTCCTCCAGGCCCTGGAGAAGGAGCTCATGCGGCGCCGCTTCGGGCCGCCGGTGCGCCTGGAGGTCGAGGAGTCCATCGACCGCGAGGTGCTCGACCTGCTGGTGCGCGAGCTGAAGATCACCGAGGCCGAGGTGTACCCGCTGCCGGGCCCCCTGGACCTCACGGGCCTCTTCCGCATCGCATCCATCGACCGGCCCGAGCTGAAGTACAAGAAGTTCGTCGCCGGCGTCCACCGCGACCTCGCCGAGGTCGAGTCGGCGTCCGCGCCCGACATCTTCGCGGCCCTGCGCACCCGGGACGTGCTGCTGCACCACCCCTACGACTCCTTCTCGACGTCAGTGCAGGCATTCCTCCAGCAGGCAGCCGAGGACGACGACGTCCTCGCCATCAAGCAGACCCTGTACCGCACCTCGGGCGACTCCCCCATAGTCGACGCGCTCATCGACGCCGCCGAGGCCGGCAAGCAGGTCCTGGTGCTGGTCGAGATCAAGGCCCGCTTCGACGAGCACGCCAACATCAAGTGGGCGCGCAAGCTGGAGGAGGCCGGCTGCCATGTCGTGTACGGCCTGGTCGGCCTGAAGACCCACTGCAAGCTGTCGCTCGTCGTCCGCCAGGAAGGCGACACGCTACGGCGCTACAGCCACGTCGGCACCGGCAACTACCACCCGAAGACGGCCCGCCTCTACGAGGACCTCGGCCTGCTCACGGCGGACCCGCAGGTCGGCGCGGACCTGTCCGACCTGTTCAACCGTCTGTCGGGCTACTCGCGCCGCGAGACCTACCGCCGCCTGCTCGTCGCCCCCAAGTCCCTGCGCGACGGTCTGATCTCGCGGATCAACAAGGAGGTCCAGCACCACCGTGCCGGACGTCCCGCCTTCATCCGCATCAAGGTCAACTCGATGGTGGACGAGGCGATCATCGACGCCATGTACCGCGCGTCCCAGGCCGGTGTGCCGTGCGACGTCTGGGTGCGCGGCATCTGCGCGGTGCGTCCCGGTGTCGCGGGCCTGTCCGAGAACATCAGGGTCCGCTCGATCCTCGGTCGCTTCCTCGAACACTCCCGTGTGTTCGCCTTCGGCAACGGCGGCGAGCCCGAGGTGTGGATCGGCAGCGCCGACATGATGCACCGCAACCTCGACCGCCGGATAGAGGCGCTGGTCCGGGTCACCGACGCGGCCCACCGGGCCGCCCTCAACCGGCTCCTCGAGACCGGCATGTCCGACAACACCGCCTCCTGGCACCTCGGCCCGGACGGCGAGTGGAACAGGCACGCGACCGACCCGGACGGCCAACCCCTGCGCAACGTCCAGGAGATGCTCATAGACGCCCGGAGGCGCCGGCGTGGCACAGCAACACCTTGA
- the pstS gene encoding phosphate ABC transporter substrate-binding protein PstS — MKLQRMNRRALTLGALVVSGALALTACGSDDTSDGGDNSAAPSAQAGNIKCDDAKGQLLSDGSSAQKNAIDAWVKQFTAACGVQINYKAGGSGAGVTAFTQGQVPFAGSDSALKPDEVEASKKICSGGQGIDLPMVGGPIAVGFNVSGVDKLTLDAPTLAKIFNDKIKNWNDPAIAKLNPGVKLPDLKIQAFHRSDESGTTDNFTKYLIATAKSDFPYEGGKAWQAKGGQSAPQSSGVAAQVKQTNGAIGYFELSYAKEGIKTVALDTGAGTPVEATVDNATKAIADAKVVGTGKDLALELNYATKAEGAYPMVLVTYEIVCDKGNKADTLPATKAFLRYIASEDGQKILAENDYAPIPDSIISKVRTTIEGLS, encoded by the coding sequence GTGAAGCTTCAGCGCATGAACCGGCGGGCCCTCACCCTCGGTGCTCTCGTCGTCTCCGGCGCCCTGGCCCTCACGGCGTGCGGCTCGGACGACACCAGCGACGGCGGCGACAACAGCGCGGCCCCGAGCGCTCAGGCCGGCAACATCAAGTGTGACGACGCCAAGGGCCAGCTCCTCTCCGACGGCTCCTCCGCGCAGAAGAACGCGATCGACGCCTGGGTCAAGCAGTTCACCGCCGCCTGTGGTGTGCAGATCAACTACAAGGCCGGCGGCTCCGGCGCCGGTGTCACCGCGTTCACCCAGGGCCAGGTGCCCTTCGCCGGTTCCGACTCCGCGCTGAAGCCCGACGAGGTCGAGGCCTCCAAGAAGATCTGCTCCGGCGGCCAGGGCATCGACCTGCCGATGGTCGGCGGCCCGATCGCGGTCGGCTTCAACGTCTCCGGTGTCGACAAGCTCACCCTGGACGCCCCGACCCTCGCCAAGATCTTCAACGACAAGATCAAGAACTGGAACGACCCGGCGATCGCCAAGCTGAACCCCGGCGTCAAGCTTCCCGACCTCAAGATCCAGGCGTTCCACCGCTCGGACGAGTCCGGCACCACGGACAACTTCACCAAGTACCTGATCGCCACCGCCAAGAGCGACTTCCCCTACGAGGGCGGCAAGGCCTGGCAGGCCAAGGGCGGCCAGTCCGCGCCGCAGTCCTCCGGTGTCGCCGCGCAGGTGAAGCAGACCAACGGCGCCATCGGCTACTTCGAGCTGTCGTACGCCAAGGAGGGCATCAAGACGGTCGCCCTGGACACCGGCGCCGGCACCCCGGTCGAGGCCACCGTCGACAACGCCACCAAGGCCATCGCCGACGCCAAGGTCGTCGGCACCGGCAAGGACCTCGCCCTGGAGCTGAACTACGCGACCAAGGCCGAGGGTGCCTACCCGATGGTCCTGGTCACGTACGAGATCGTCTGCGACAAGGGCAACAAGGCCGACACCCTGCCGGCCACCAAGGCGTTCCTGCGCTACATCGCCTCCGAGGACGGTCAGAAGATCCTCGCCGAGAACGACTACGCGCCGATCCCCGACTCGATCATCTCCAAGGTCCGCACCACCATCGAGGGCCTGAGCTGA